The stretch of DNA ATCGCAGAGCAGGTCTGCTATCCTTGCTTTTTACAAATAAATATTTCTCCCTTTCCCGTTAATCTCTTACAAGGTTTTTTTCATGGGGCTTTTATCCTCTTCAGCAACCTTTGTCCGCTATGCCGTTGAAGGCGAGATGGTGCCGAATTTTCTTGATTTTGCCGCTGAACGAATCAAGGACAATGCCTTTCGCGATATCGACGACAATTATGAAGAGCGGTCGGTCGGCTGGGTCTCGGTGCTCAGCATGTTTGACTCTTCCTTCGAGTATGCCTCCTTTGCCGTCGGCGATTACATTGTGCTCACCATGCGCATCGACGAACGCAAGGTTGCTCCCAATGTTTTGAAAAAATTTACCTTGAAAGAAGAAGAACGGCTTAAAAAAGAACGGCAGGTTCCAAAATTAAGCCGGTCGCAGAAAATAGAAATCAAGGAAAATGTCAAATTGATGCTGCTGAAAAAAGCGGTTCCGGTTCCGGCGACCTATGATCTCTGCTGGAATCTTTCCCAGGGCAACCTGCTTTTTTTTTCCACCAGCCTCAAAGCGCAGACCGAGCTGGAAGATTTCTTTAAAAAAACTTTCGATCTCTCCCTGCGGCTGCAAATCCCCTATCTTACCGCCGAACATCTTCTCGAACCGGACGTCCATGACGCCCTGTCACGTCTTTCTCCGGACATTCTCATTTAAAGGCGCAACATGGATTTAGTTGATTTAATCATCGAAAAACGATTTCTCGGCCAGGAGTTTCTCACCTGGCTCTGGTATAAAAGCGACGAGCGCGGGGGCACGGTCGCCCTGCCCGGTACGGGCGACATCCAGCTTGTCTTTGAAAAACACATGCTGCTCGAATACGGCGAGGGTGAAGCATTTGAAAAAATTATCTGCCAGGGGCTCCAAGCCGAACTGAAGGAAGCGCGCACCGGTCTGCGCATGGGGAAAAAACTGGAACAGGCACGCATCCATATGGTTCAGGGTGAATATGAATGGCACATGACCATCAAGGCCAGCCTGCTTGAGTTCCGCAGTGTCAAGCCACCCCGGACAATGGCCGAAGCGGAAGAAGGCGAAACGGCCGAAGCCGTGGAAGGCCGGCTGCTTGACCGCATCGGCATGCTGGAAAAGGCAAGCCGCACGGTTGATGACCTGTTTCGCCTGTTTCTCGATGTGCGGATCAGTCCGGCCCGCTGGCAGGAGGAACGCGACCGCATCAGTAAATGGATTCACAAAATGGAATGAAGCCGACCCTGGTCGCCTGCGTCATTTTTTTATGCGGGAGCGCACTTTCCCGCATCTTTTTCATTCAATCATTTCGGTATCACATATTGTTATGGATTTTGAAACCGTCATCGGGCTTGAAGTTCATGCCCAACTGAAAACAAAAACGAAAATATTCTGCGGCTGCACCACCGAATTCGGCAGACAGCCCAATTCCAATACCTGCCCTGTTTGCCTGGGCATGCCCGGCGTGCTGCCGGTGCTCAACAGGCAGGTGGTGGAATTCGCCATTAAAATGGCCCTGGCCACCAACTGCCGAATCACTAAATGCAATCAGTTTGCCCGCAAAAATTATTTTTATCCCGACCTGCCCAAGGGATATCAGATATCCCAGTTTGACCTGCCCCTTGCCGAACATGGGTATGTTGAAATCGAGGTGAACGGCGTGACGCGCCGCATCGGCCTGACCCGTATTCACATGGAAGAGGATGCGGGGAAACTGGTGCATGACGAGGTCAAACCCCAGAGCTACGTCGACCTGAATCGCACCGGCGTTCCCTTGATCGAAATTGTCAGCGAGCCCGATATCCGCTCTCCCGAGGAGGCCGCCGCCTATCTGAAAAAGCTGCATGCAGTCCTCCGCTACCTCGATATCTGCGACGGCAACATGCAGGAGGGCAGCTTCCGCTGCGATGCCAACATTTCCCTCCGCCCCGTGGGCCGGAAAGAATTCGGCACCCGTACGGAGTTGAAAAACATGAACTCCTTCCGCAATGTGCAGCGGGCCCTGGAATATGAAGTCCGCCGCCAGCGTGACATCCTGCTGGACGGCGGCCGGATTCAACAGCAGACCCTGCTCTGGGATGCCGATAAAAACGTGACAAACTCCATGCGGGGCAAGGAGGAAGCGCACGATTACCGCTATTTCC from Desulfobulbaceae bacterium DB1 encodes:
- a CDS encoding aspartyl/glutamyl-tRNA amidotransferase subunit B is translated as MDFETVIGLEVHAQLKTKTKIFCGCTTEFGRQPNSNTCPVCLGMPGVLPVLNRQVVEFAIKMALATNCRITKCNQFARKNYFYPDLPKGYQISQFDLPLAEHGYVEIEVNGVTRRIGLTRIHMEEDAGKLVHDEVKPQSYVDLNRTGVPLIEIVSEPDIRSPEEAAAYLKKLHAVLRYLDICDGNMQEGSFRCDANISLRPVGRKEFGTRTELKNMNSFRNVQRALEYEVRRQRDILLDGGRIQQQTLLWDADKNVTNSMRGKEEAHDYRYFPDPDLIPVVIDDDWIQRVSRTMPELPDQKKNRFMTQLGFNEEDAAILTSSRELADYFESALGLYPEAKKLGNWIKTEMLRELKGEDGLDIGGFPVSPQNLAALLSMVDKGTISGKIAKTVFDDMMQSGKDAATIVKEKNLVQMSDEGDLLKMVRQIIADNPEQTADFKGGKTKLMGYFVGQLMQKTKGKANPQLANQLFNQELGK
- a CDS encoding DNA recombination-dependent growth factor C codes for the protein MGLLSSSATFVRYAVEGEMVPNFLDFAAERIKDNAFRDIDDNYEERSVGWVSVLSMFDSSFEYASFAVGDYIVLTMRIDERKVAPNVLKKFTLKEEERLKKERQVPKLSRSQKIEIKENVKLMLLKKAVPVPATYDLCWNLSQGNLLFFSTSLKAQTELEDFFKKTFDLSLRLQIPYLTAEHLLEPDVHDALSRLSPDILI